One stretch of Oceanimonas pelagia DNA includes these proteins:
- the siaB gene encoding biofilm regulation protein kinase SiaB, giving the protein MQGIDLLSIREQFNLNRILLCFNGPISRGLIEEIGKALRNYLQADNAQPGAAMDVFGVYIELTQNIRHYASRMNYGERDGSATVVVAGGEDGHYQVMAGNLVELADGQALCDRIATLAAMDKRELRAAYKTQLRQPRNEQGSSGAGLGLLDVARKSALPVTARLVDVGNGRGFLSILAVV; this is encoded by the coding sequence ATGCAAGGCATAGACCTGCTGTCGATACGCGAGCAGTTTAATCTAAACCGCATTTTGCTGTGCTTCAACGGCCCCATCTCCCGGGGCCTGATCGAAGAGATCGGCAAGGCGCTGCGAAATTATCTGCAGGCCGACAATGCCCAGCCCGGCGCCGCCATGGACGTATTTGGCGTTTATATCGAGCTGACCCAGAACATTCGCCATTACGCCAGCCGCATGAACTACGGCGAGCGGGACGGCTCGGCTACCGTGGTGGTCGCCGGTGGTGAAGACGGCCACTACCAGGTGATGGCCGGCAACCTGGTGGAGCTGGCGGACGGTCAGGCCCTGTGCGACCGCATTGCGACCCTGGCAGCCATGGACAAGCGCGAACTCAGGGCGGCCTACAAGACCCAGTTGCGCCAGCCCCGCAATGAGCAGGGCAGCAGCGGCGCCGGCCTGGGGCTGCTGGACGTGGCGCGTAAGTCGGCCCTGCCCGTGACCGCCCGGCTGGTGGACGTGGGGAACGGGCGCGGTTTTTTAAGCATTCTGGCGGTGGTGTAA
- a CDS encoding HopJ type III effector protein: MNINQLQKKLAEAPETIEFAEVMGLIDSLYDFTPVAFTNGDQHNEAGQNNGSCKLFAFARLQGFNEQETLACFGAFYRDDVLGNPDGDDHQNIRNFIKTGWTGIEFSGDALTPKE; encoded by the coding sequence ATGAACATTAACCAACTGCAGAAAAAGCTGGCCGAGGCGCCCGAAACCATTGAATTTGCCGAGGTGATGGGGCTTATCGACAGCCTCTACGACTTTACCCCGGTGGCCTTTACCAATGGTGATCAGCACAATGAGGCCGGTCAGAACAACGGCTCCTGCAAGCTGTTTGCCTTTGCCCGGCTGCAGGGCTTTAACGAGCAGGAAACCCTGGCCTGCTTTGGTGCCTTCTACCGTGACGATGTGCTGGGCAACCCGGACGGCGACGATCACCAGAACATTCGCAACTTTATCAAAACCGGCTGGACGGGCATCGAGTTCAGCGGCGACGCGCTGACGCCGAAAGAGTAA
- the siaD gene encoding biofilm regulation diguanylate cyclase SiaD → MAELPSEEELERLLADPAHRHNPLLPLVAALAERNREQRIRLERLLRISDSSYCVAISRNQDLLQQYDRQLKRLDKITRISDRYQRSLLELNDQLRQAALRDPLTGLANRRQLMERLHDEQARCRRGQPAFALAMLDVDHFKRINDTYGHDTGDRVLCRLAETLAGQLRTQDLCARWGGEEFVLLLPHTALEPAGALLRRIMTAVRELVVDEVPALRLTVSAGLTTHQPHETLDDTLRRADQLLIGAKNAGRDRLHLAGA, encoded by the coding sequence ATGGCTGAACTGCCCTCGGAAGAGGAGCTGGAGCGGCTGCTGGCCGATCCAGCACACCGGCACAATCCGCTGCTGCCGCTGGTGGCGGCCCTGGCGGAGCGCAACCGGGAGCAGCGCATTCGGCTGGAGCGGTTGCTGCGCATTTCCGACAGCAGCTACTGCGTGGCGATTTCCCGCAACCAGGATCTGCTGCAACAATACGATCGCCAGCTAAAGCGGCTGGACAAGATCACCCGTATTTCCGATCGTTACCAGCGCAGCCTGCTGGAGCTGAACGATCAGCTGCGCCAGGCGGCGCTGCGGGATCCGCTCACCGGGCTGGCCAACCGCCGTCAGCTGATGGAGCGGTTGCACGACGAGCAGGCCCGCTGCCGGCGCGGCCAGCCCGCCTTTGCCCTGGCCATGCTGGACGTGGATCATTTCAAGCGCATCAACGACACTTACGGCCACGACACCGGCGATCGGGTGTTGTGCCGGCTGGCGGAAACCCTGGCCGGCCAGCTGCGCACTCAGGATCTGTGTGCCCGCTGGGGCGGTGAAGAATTTGTGCTGCTGCTGCCCCACACCGCCCTGGAGCCGGCCGGCGCCCTGCTGAGACGGATCATGACCGCGGTGCGAGAGCTGGTGGTGGATGAAGTGCCTGCCCTGCGGCTCACGGTCAGTGCTGGCCTGACTACCCACCAGCCCCACGAGACGCTGGACGACACCCTGCGGCGGGCCGATCAGCTGCTGATTGGCGCCAAAAACGCCGGCCGGGATCGGCTGCACCTGGCCGGCGCCTGA
- a CDS encoding riboflavin synthase — protein MFTGIVEATGTLAAIERKGASSVIRIHCPALDLSDVALGDSIATNGVCLTVTELGKDYYCADVSAETINRTGFADYQPGRAVNLEKALLPTTRLGGHLVSGHVDGVGRISKKSKVGFAIELWVDAPAALSRYIAEKGSITVDGISLTVNAVAGATFKLTLVPHTLNNTTLNDWQVGRSVNLEVDIIARYLERLLAGGQSDASSGLTLATLAASGFVK, from the coding sequence ATGTTTACCGGTATTGTTGAAGCCACCGGCACCCTGGCCGCCATCGAGCGAAAGGGTGCCTCCTCGGTGATCCGCATTCACTGCCCGGCGCTGGACTTGTCCGACGTCGCTCTGGGTGATTCCATTGCCACCAACGGTGTCTGCCTCACCGTGACCGAACTGGGCAAGGACTACTACTGCGCCGATGTCTCGGCGGAAACCATTAATCGCACCGGATTTGCCGATTACCAGCCGGGCCGGGCGGTGAATCTGGAAAAGGCGCTGCTGCCCACCACCCGTCTCGGCGGTCATCTGGTGTCCGGCCATGTGGACGGCGTGGGCCGTATCAGCAAAAAGAGCAAGGTGGGCTTTGCCATCGAGCTGTGGGTCGACGCCCCGGCGGCGCTTTCCCGCTATATTGCCGAAAAGGGCTCCATTACCGTGGACGGCATCAGCCTCACCGTGAACGCGGTGGCGGGCGCGACCTTTAAATTGACGCTGGTGCCCCATACATTGAATAACACCACACTGAATGACTGGCAGGTTGGCCGCAGTGTCAACCTGGAGGTAGATATTATCGCCCGCTACCTGGAGCGGCTGCTGGCCGGTGGCCAGAGTGACGCTTCAAGCGGACTGACCCTGGCGACCCTGGCCGCCAGCGGTTTTGTGAAATAG
- a CDS encoding DMT family transporter — MLPERRGDLLILTATLLASAGWLFSKEAITALPPAGFVGWRFLLAALILLPFCQRRLRATSPANLLKTAAIGLVMTLNLIFWIQAVAHSEGIGEGAFIMSLAMLMVPPLTWLLFRERPGRPFWLALPIAVSGLFLLTSGNGLSLSLGQLLFLLASLSLALYFSLNSRFARRVDPMALTCVQLGVTGIMHLIYSALFEQWPAQVPGHVWGWFAASVLLATSLRFFCQSAGQKYSHVANAALIMMLEPVWTVLISLFWYQEPMPPQKVLGCVLILLALLSFRSRPLYEWYRNRRAMRMVR; from the coding sequence ATGCTGCCGGAACGGCGCGGTGACCTGCTTATTCTGACCGCCACCCTGCTGGCCTCGGCCGGCTGGCTGTTTTCCAAGGAGGCCATCACCGCCCTGCCGCCGGCGGGTTTTGTGGGCTGGCGCTTTCTGCTGGCTGCGCTCATTCTGCTGCCCTTTTGCCAGCGCCGGCTGCGGGCCACCTCCCCTGCCAACCTGCTGAAAACCGCGGCCATTGGGCTGGTGATGACCCTGAACCTGATTTTCTGGATTCAGGCCGTGGCCCACAGCGAGGGCATAGGCGAAGGGGCCTTTATCATGAGCCTGGCCATGCTGATGGTGCCGCCCCTGACCTGGCTGCTGTTCAGGGAACGGCCCGGCCGTCCGTTCTGGCTGGCCCTGCCCATTGCCGTGAGCGGGCTGTTTTTGCTGACCTCGGGTAACGGCCTGTCGCTCTCCCTCGGGCAGTTACTGTTCTTGCTGGCCTCGCTGTCGCTGGCGCTGTATTTCAGCCTGAACAGCCGCTTTGCCCGGCGGGTGGATCCCATGGCGCTCACCTGTGTGCAGCTGGGCGTGACCGGAATCATGCACCTCATCTACTCCGCCCTGTTTGAACAATGGCCGGCGCAGGTGCCCGGCCATGTCTGGGGCTGGTTTGCCGCCAGCGTCCTGCTGGCCACCTCACTGCGCTTTTTCTGCCAGAGCGCCGGGCAGAAATACAGCCATGTGGCCAATGCCGCGCTGATCATGATGCTGGAGCCGGTATGGACCGTGCTGATCAGCCTGTTCTGGTATCAGGAGCCGATGCCGCCCCAGAAGGTACTGGGCTGTGTGCTGATTTTGCTGGCGCTGCTCAGCTTTCGCAGCCGGCCGCTGTACGAGTGGTATCGCAACCGCCGGGCAATGCGAATGGTACGCTGA
- the siaC gene encoding biofilm regulation phosphoprotein SiaC has protein sequence MNTLVITGTQSTPDIVCDPVLGTVVMKGDSYPENSFEFFHEVIGWIEQYLEESAGALRLELHLMYMNTSSVKAMMDIFDLLEAAFEKNRNVAVQWFFDPDNERVEELAEEFREDCSFPFEVLPHG, from the coding sequence ATGAACACACTGGTAATAACCGGTACCCAGTCGACCCCGGATATCGTCTGCGATCCGGTGCTGGGCACTGTGGTGATGAAAGGGGATTCCTATCCGGAAAACTCCTTTGAATTTTTTCATGAGGTTATTGGCTGGATTGAGCAATACCTGGAGGAGTCCGCCGGAGCCCTGCGGCTGGAGCTGCACCTGATGTACATGAACACCAGCAGCGTCAAGGCCATGATGGACATCTTCGATCTGCTGGAAGCGGCCTTTGAAAAAAACCGGAACGTGGCGGTGCAGTGGTTCTTTGACCCGGATAACGAGCGGGTCGAAGAGCTGGCCGAGGAATTCCGGGAAGACTGCAGCTTCCCCTTTGAGGTTCTGCCCCATGGCTGA
- the siaA gene encoding biofilm regulation protein phosphatase SiaA (SiaB is a threonine kinase acting on SiaC; SiaA is the matching phosphatase.): protein MAIWGKGLRAKSIWALLLACILAFIPAVGIGWQLLSGIQEHFGRAYADNFTRLNRQHILVPLTRELALAERFAGSVLTRRWLAGDADAALFIQEAEGVAADFSSHSWFLINADSRDYYYHAPDQPFDARPSYRLDADRADDQWFFNLMRDNERLNINVNHDRRLGTTRVWINVRVEERGRVLGLAGTGIDLTRFINDFIAIQRQGVMPMILDRNGRYQAHPDASLIALGSAAGMSGEAATLHERLGSVEQGTRFSELLAQVAASPDGIAMDWFTLDGRRQLLAVGYIPELDWYLTTAVDLGLAQVLEPRLVQAALFGLVLMLAVLLLGLAYAVERAVLRPLRRLQGSATAIADGSYEVSLPAPSGDEIGDLSRAFGVMVDKVRSHTAELEQKVQSRTRELEQANRKMRQAHQQINDSIDYASLIQKAILPDRQLTQVLGEHHFVLWHPRDVVGGDFYLFQPGEQGRFLVGVVDCAGHGVAGALMTMLGRAALDHAVRELGMASPAAILQLADHTLRGMLRNCELPRGLATTMDAGLVFVDPPAGQLVFAGAKMSLYCSDAESVEEHKGQRRSLLDRRPGQFEDQRLPVHHGQVYYLTTDGYLDQAGGAKGFGLGGSRFRELLRTHAGLPLAEQAEALKRELDQYRGGHAQRDDITLLAFRMDAHLQGVTDARHRPAVDTRAV, encoded by the coding sequence ATGGCCATCTGGGGAAAGGGACTTAGGGCAAAATCCATCTGGGCCTTGTTGCTGGCCTGCATCCTGGCCTTTATTCCGGCGGTGGGCATTGGCTGGCAGTTGCTTTCCGGCATTCAGGAACACTTCGGCCGTGCCTACGCCGACAATTTCACCCGTCTTAACCGTCAGCACATACTGGTGCCGCTTACCCGCGAGCTGGCCCTGGCCGAGCGTTTTGCCGGCTCGGTGCTGACCCGCCGCTGGCTGGCCGGTGATGCGGATGCCGCGTTGTTTATTCAGGAGGCAGAAGGCGTTGCCGCCGACTTCAGCAGCCACTCCTGGTTTTTGATCAACGCCGACAGCCGCGATTATTACTATCACGCCCCAGACCAGCCCTTTGATGCCCGGCCCAGCTACCGGCTTGATGCAGACCGCGCCGACGATCAGTGGTTTTTCAATCTGATGCGCGATAACGAACGGCTCAATATCAACGTTAACCACGACAGGCGTCTCGGCACCACCCGAGTGTGGATCAACGTGCGGGTGGAAGAGCGGGGCCGGGTTCTGGGGCTGGCGGGCACCGGCATCGATCTGACCCGCTTTATCAACGACTTTATCGCCATTCAGCGGCAGGGGGTCATGCCCATGATCCTCGACCGGAACGGCCGCTACCAGGCTCATCCCGACGCCAGCCTGATCGCCCTGGGCTCGGCGGCGGGCATGAGCGGTGAGGCGGCCACCCTGCACGAGCGGCTGGGCTCCGTCGAGCAGGGCACCCGCTTCAGCGAGCTGCTGGCGCAGGTGGCGGCCTCGCCCGATGGCATCGCCATGGACTGGTTTACCCTGGATGGCCGGCGCCAGTTGCTGGCCGTGGGGTACATTCCCGAGCTCGACTGGTACCTGACCACGGCGGTGGATCTGGGGCTGGCGCAGGTGCTGGAGCCGAGGCTGGTGCAGGCGGCCCTGTTCGGCCTGGTGCTGATGCTGGCGGTGTTACTGCTGGGGCTGGCCTACGCGGTGGAGCGGGCGGTGCTGCGTCCGCTGCGCCGGCTGCAGGGCTCGGCCACCGCCATTGCCGACGGCAGTTACGAGGTCTCGCTGCCGGCCCCCTCCGGCGACGAGATCGGCGATCTGAGCCGGGCTTTTGGGGTTATGGTGGACAAGGTGCGCAGCCACACCGCGGAGCTGGAGCAAAAGGTACAAAGCCGTACGCGGGAGCTGGAGCAGGCCAACCGCAAAATGCGCCAGGCCCATCAGCAGATCAACGACTCCATCGACTATGCCAGCCTGATCCAGAAGGCCATTCTGCCGGACCGGCAACTTACCCAGGTGCTGGGCGAACATCACTTCGTGCTGTGGCACCCGCGGGATGTGGTGGGCGGCGATTTTTACCTGTTTCAGCCCGGTGAGCAGGGCCGTTTTCTGGTGGGGGTGGTCGACTGCGCCGGTCACGGCGTGGCCGGCGCGCTGATGACCATGCTGGGCCGGGCGGCGCTCGATCACGCGGTACGTGAGCTCGGCATGGCATCGCCGGCAGCCATTCTGCAACTGGCGGATCACACCCTCAGGGGCATGCTGCGGAACTGCGAACTGCCCCGGGGCCTGGCCACCACCATGGACGCCGGCCTGGTGTTTGTGGATCCTCCCGCCGGGCAACTGGTGTTTGCCGGTGCCAAAATGTCGTTGTATTGCAGCGATGCAGAGAGTGTGGAAGAGCACAAGGGCCAGCGGCGCAGCCTGCTGGACCGGCGCCCGGGCCAGTTTGAAGATCAGCGGCTGCCGGTGCACCATGGCCAGGTGTATTATCTGACCACCGACGGCTATCTGGATCAGGCCGGCGGTGCCAAGGGATTTGGCCTGGGCGGCAGCCGGTTCCGCGAACTGCTGCGCACCCATGCCGGATTGCCGCTGGCGGAGCAGGCCGAGGCCCTGAAGCGCGAGCTGGACCAATATCGCGGCGGTCATGCCCAGCGGGACGATATCACCCTGCTGGCGTTTCGCATGGACGCCCACTTACAAGGAGTAACCGATGCAAGGCATAGACCTGCTGTCGATACGCGAGCAGTTTAA
- the ribH gene encoding 6,7-dimethyl-8-ribityllumazine synthase, whose product MKVIEGLMAAPEAKVAIVVARFNSFINDSLVAGALDVLKRQGQVKDDNITLVRVPGAVEIALACKKLAKTGKYDAIVALGCVIRGGTYHFDLVANENSKGMAGVMMEYEVPIAFGVLTTENIEQAIERAGTKAGNKGAEAALSALEMINVLQQLD is encoded by the coding sequence ATGAAGGTAATCGAAGGGCTGATGGCCGCACCCGAGGCCAAAGTGGCCATCGTGGTCGCCCGCTTCAACAGCTTTATCAACGACAGCCTGGTGGCCGGTGCCCTGGACGTGCTCAAGCGTCAGGGTCAGGTCAAGGACGACAACATTACCCTGGTACGGGTACCGGGCGCGGTGGAAATCGCCCTGGCCTGTAAAAAGCTGGCCAAAACCGGCAAGTACGACGCCATCGTGGCCCTGGGCTGCGTGATCCGCGGCGGCACCTATCACTTCGATCTGGTGGCCAACGAAAACAGCAAGGGCATGGCCGGCGTGATGATGGAGTACGAAGTGCCCATCGCCTTTGGCGTGCTGACCACCGAAAACATTGAACAAGCCATCGAGCGCGCCGGCACCAAGGCGGGTAACAAGGGCGCGGAAGCGGCCCTGAGCGCGCTGGAAATGATTAACGTCCTGCAGCAGCTGGACTGA
- a CDS encoding alpha/beta hydrolase yields MLPCVERTLGERPDACVIWLHGLGADGHDFAPIVPELKLPPNAAVRFVFPHAPAMPVTINGGLAMPAWYDILAMDIDRKVDETQLRASAAAVIELVEQQIAAGIDSRRIVLAGFSQGGAVAYEAALSFHKPLGGLIAMSTYFATAGSVVPSEASRDLPILVLHGSQDPVVSEQLGLRACRALEQLGHVPEYHRYPMAHAVCAEEIADIARFLCRCLALH; encoded by the coding sequence ATGTTGCCCTGTGTTGAACGAACCCTCGGTGAGCGCCCTGACGCCTGTGTGATCTGGCTGCACGGCCTGGGCGCCGACGGCCACGATTTTGCCCCCATCGTGCCCGAACTGAAGCTGCCGCCGAATGCGGCGGTGCGCTTTGTGTTCCCTCATGCACCGGCCATGCCGGTGACCATCAACGGTGGCCTGGCGATGCCCGCCTGGTACGACATTCTGGCCATGGACATTGACCGCAAGGTGGATGAAACCCAGCTCCGGGCCTCGGCGGCGGCGGTGATTGAGCTGGTTGAACAGCAGATCGCCGCCGGCATCGACAGCCGGCGCATTGTGCTGGCGGGGTTCTCCCAGGGCGGCGCGGTGGCCTATGAAGCGGCCCTGAGCTTTCACAAGCCCCTGGGTGGGCTGATTGCCATGTCCACCTATTTTGCTACCGCCGGCAGCGTGGTGCCGAGCGAGGCCAGCCGCGACCTGCCCATTCTGGTGCTGCACGGCAGCCAGGATCCGGTGGTGAGCGAGCAACTGGGCCTGCGTGCCTGCCGTGCCCTGGAACAACTCGGCCATGTGCCCGAATACCACCGCTATCCCATGGCCCACGCCGTGTGCGCCGAGGAGATAGCCGATATCGCCCGTTTTCTGTGCCGTTGTCTGGCACTGCACTGA
- a CDS encoding HutD/Ves family protein produces MATLLTSAHFTDMPWKNGGGTTCELLRLPAEGDFAVRLSTARVGQNGPFSCFPGIDRVLMLLEGDGVELAMASGTRVLKRPFEPIAFSGDEPVHCRLLNGECLDFNLMTRRDWGRATLEVLPLRAGDACFSQAPQARLLYLHGGEPRLWIVAPDEAFSLTAEHDGVLVDITLYPDAESDHVALC; encoded by the coding sequence ATGGCCACCCTGCTGACATCGGCACATTTTACCGACATGCCCTGGAAAAACGGCGGCGGCACTACCTGCGAGCTGTTGCGGCTTCCGGCCGAGGGCGATTTTGCCGTGCGCCTGTCCACGGCCCGAGTGGGGCAAAATGGCCCCTTTTCATGCTTTCCCGGTATCGACCGGGTGCTGATGCTGCTGGAGGGAGACGGTGTTGAGCTGGCCATGGCCAGCGGCACTCGGGTGCTGAAGCGGCCGTTTGAGCCAATAGCCTTTTCCGGAGACGAGCCCGTTCACTGCCGCTTGCTGAACGGGGAGTGTCTCGATTTCAACCTGATGACCCGGCGGGACTGGGGGCGGGCCACCCTTGAGGTGCTGCCCCTGCGGGCCGGCGATGCCTGTTTCAGCCAGGCGCCTCAGGCCCGGCTGCTGTATCTGCACGGCGGTGAGCCCCGGTTGTGGATAGTGGCGCCGGACGAGGCATTTTCTCTCACCGCCGAGCACGACGGTGTGCTGGTGGACATTACCCTCTACCCTGATGCGGAGTCTGACCATGTTGCCCTGTGTTGA
- the ribBA gene encoding bifunctional 3,4-dihydroxy-2-butanone-4-phosphate synthase/GTP cyclohydrolase II, with the protein MALSSTQEIIDDIRQGKMVILMDDEDRENEGDLIMAAEHVRPEDINFMAKYGRGLICLTLTEARCRQLDIPQMVSRNTEQFSTAFTVSIEAAEGVTTGISAADRARTVQAAVAKDAKPSDLVQPGHIFPLKAQNGGVLTRAGHTEAGCDLARLAGVEPAAVIVEILNEDGTMARRPDLEKFAEQHGLKLGTIADLIEYRNQNETTIEQVARCQLPTEHGEFELVTFRDTIDNQVHFALRKGEIKADQPALVRVHIHDMLTDVLMTDRHASRSWPLDKSMARIAAEGGVLVILGKEETPDHLLSVVRMFEAADKGERPEAAKRQGTSRRVGVGSQILRAMGVGKMRLLSSPKRYHALSGFGLEVVEYVTE; encoded by the coding sequence ATGGCGTTAAGCAGTACCCAGGAAATCATCGACGACATTCGTCAGGGCAAAATGGTCATTCTGATGGATGACGAAGACCGGGAAAACGAAGGCGATCTGATCATGGCCGCCGAGCACGTGCGTCCGGAAGACATCAACTTCATGGCCAAATACGGCCGGGGCCTGATCTGCCTGACCCTGACCGAGGCCCGTTGCCGTCAGCTCGACATTCCCCAGATGGTGAGCCGTAACACCGAGCAGTTCTCCACCGCCTTTACCGTGTCCATCGAGGCCGCCGAGGGGGTGACCACCGGCATTTCCGCCGCCGACCGGGCCCGCACCGTGCAGGCGGCGGTGGCGAAAGACGCCAAGCCGTCGGATCTGGTGCAGCCCGGCCATATCTTTCCGCTCAAGGCCCAGAATGGCGGCGTGCTGACCCGTGCCGGCCACACCGAGGCGGGCTGCGATCTGGCCCGGCTGGCGGGGGTGGAGCCGGCGGCGGTGATCGTGGAAATCCTCAATGAAGACGGCACCATGGCGCGCCGTCCGGATCTGGAAAAGTTCGCCGAGCAGCACGGCCTCAAGCTGGGCACCATTGCCGATCTGATCGAGTACCGCAACCAGAACGAAACCACCATCGAGCAGGTGGCCCGCTGCCAGCTGCCCACCGAGCACGGCGAGTTCGAGCTGGTGACCTTCCGCGACACCATCGACAATCAGGTGCACTTTGCCCTGCGCAAGGGCGAGATCAAGGCCGATCAGCCGGCGCTGGTGCGGGTGCATATTCACGACATGCTCACCGACGTGCTGATGACCGACCGCCACGCCAGCCGCAGCTGGCCGCTGGACAAGTCGATGGCGCGCATTGCCGCCGAAGGCGGCGTGCTGGTGATCCTCGGCAAGGAGGAAACCCCGGATCATTTGCTGTCGGTGGTGCGCATGTTTGAGGCCGCCGACAAGGGCGAGCGCCCGGAAGCGGCCAAGCGCCAGGGCACTTCACGCCGGGTGGGCGTGGGCTCGCAGATTTTGCGTGCCATGGGCGTGGGCAAGATGCGCCTGCTGAGCTCGCCCAAGCGCTACCACGCGCTGTCGGGCTTTGGCCTGGAAGTGGTGGAATACGTGACCGAGTAA
- a CDS encoding mechanosensitive ion channel family protein: protein MVAERRLTLRHLLGLAHPRWRFFMSLGMARLTYALQRGRTVRHWQGEGMAEHDKAAGGQEQFRQIDMDPGVIMERLDSWLDGAVRLVPNMVVALLVVVLFYGLATLARRLVQTHARRRQRENLGEVLGGFVKWAMVLLGVLLAATIVIPSLKPGDLIAGLGVSSVAIGFAFKDILQNWLAGLLILLRQPFNIRDQIEVSGHHGTVERIETRATIIKTHDGRRIVIPNSDIYTHAVLVKTAYEQRRSQYDVGIGYGDDLGLACELLAQAVAQVEGVSREPGVQALPWDLAASWVTIRVRWWTDSRQSAVTQTHARVIGTIKRTLENAHIEMPGETRLCLLQRQDDAGKATTYTSD, encoded by the coding sequence ATGGTTGCCGAACGTCGGCTTACTCTAAGGCATTTGCTGGGGCTTGCCCACCCGCGCTGGCGCTTCTTTATGAGCCTGGGCATGGCTCGGCTGACCTACGCTTTACAGAGAGGAAGAACGGTCAGGCACTGGCAGGGGGAGGGTATGGCGGAGCACGACAAGGCGGCCGGTGGCCAGGAACAATTCCGGCAAATCGACATGGATCCCGGCGTGATCATGGAGCGGCTTGACAGCTGGCTCGACGGCGCCGTGCGGCTGGTACCCAACATGGTGGTGGCCCTGCTGGTTGTGGTGTTGTTTTACGGCCTGGCGACGCTGGCACGGCGGCTGGTGCAGACTCATGCCCGGCGGCGACAGCGGGAAAACCTGGGGGAGGTGCTGGGCGGCTTTGTAAAGTGGGCCATGGTGCTGCTGGGCGTGCTGCTGGCGGCGACCATAGTGATCCCCAGCCTGAAACCCGGGGATCTGATCGCCGGCCTGGGGGTGAGCTCGGTGGCCATCGGCTTTGCCTTCAAGGACATTCTGCAAAACTGGCTGGCCGGGCTGCTGATCCTGTTGCGTCAGCCCTTTAACATTCGCGATCAGATCGAGGTCAGCGGACACCATGGCACGGTGGAGCGGATTGAAACCCGGGCCACCATTATCAAAACCCATGATGGCCGGCGCATCGTGATCCCCAACAGCGACATCTATACCCATGCGGTGCTGGTGAAAACCGCCTATGAGCAGCGGCGCAGTCAGTATGACGTGGGCATTGGCTATGGGGACGATCTCGGACTGGCCTGCGAGCTGCTGGCACAGGCGGTGGCGCAGGTGGAAGGGGTCAGCCGGGAGCCGGGCGTGCAGGCACTGCCCTGGGACTTAGCGGCCAGCTGGGTCACCATTCGTGTACGCTGGTGGACCGACAGCCGGCAGAGTGCGGTCACCCAGACTCACGCCCGAGTGATCGGCACCATCAAGCGGACCCTGGAAAACGCCCATATCGAGATGCCAGGAGAAACCCGGCTGTGCCTGTTGCAACGGCAGGATGATGCCGGCAAGGCAACCACCTACACCAGCGACTAG